The following are encoded in a window of Collinsella aerofaciens genomic DNA:
- a CDS encoding PTS lactose/cellobiose transporter subunit IIA: MEDMNELQMTCFEIISYVGTAKSMYINAVQKAKEGDFDAAEELIKQGDEAYNGGHDVHMGLLKKEANGERNGEAPLILLHAEDQMAGTETMRVMATELIEIHKQLQALKA, from the coding sequence ATGGAGGATATGAACGAGCTGCAGATGACCTGCTTCGAGATCATCAGCTACGTCGGTACCGCCAAGAGCATGTACATCAATGCCGTGCAGAAGGCCAAGGAGGGCGATTTTGACGCCGCCGAGGAGCTTATCAAGCAGGGCGACGAGGCCTATAACGGTGGCCACGATGTTCACATGGGGCTTCTGAAGAAAGAGGCCAACGGCGAGCGTAACGGCGAGGCCCCGTTGATTCTGCTGCATGCCGAGGACCAGATGGCCGGCACCGAGACCATGCGCGTCATGGCAACGGAGCTCATCGAGATCCACAAGCAGCTGCAGGCACTTAAGGCCTAG
- a CDS encoding PTS sugar transporter subunit IIB, with product MKKIMLCCNAGMSTSLLVQKMQAEVANRGLDIEVEARPMNEAHDHLDECDMLLLGPQIGYTKGDFEKEAAGRFPVEVINMVDYGLMNAAGIIDHCVSVMG from the coding sequence ATGAAGAAGATCATGCTCTGCTGCAATGCCGGTATGTCTACGAGCCTGCTGGTCCAGAAGATGCAGGCCGAGGTTGCAAACCGTGGCCTGGATATCGAGGTCGAGGCTCGCCCCATGAATGAGGCCCACGATCACCTGGATGAGTGCGACATGTTGCTGCTTGGTCCGCAGATCGGCTACACCAAGGGCGATTTTGAGAAGGAGGCCGCCGGTCGCTTCCCGGTCGAGGTCATCAACATGGTCGACTACGGCCTCATGAACGCTGCGGGCATCATCGACCATTGCGTCAGCGTGATGGGTTAG
- a CDS encoding ROK family protein, whose product MEPKQYYIGIDVGGTSVKEGLFDEDGNLLAKASVPTPPIVDAAGFAAVTEAIDQVVAKAQIPRAFVAGIGLAVPCPIPASGDAKVKANIAINLPKLRIAIQEHCPDAVVKYENDANAAAMGEAWLGSAKGVQNVVMVTIGTGVGGGVIVNGDVVSGVVGAGGEIGHMCLNPAEERTCGCGGHGHLEQYSSATGVVSNYLAECKKAGVDPIELTGPSDSKDVFQACREGDKLALAAADTMADYLGRALALIANVVDPEMFLIGGGASASADVYLDKVREHFKQYALSASRETPIKVASLGNDAGIIGAAYVALRAAGK is encoded by the coding sequence ATGGAACCTAAGCAGTACTACATCGGCATCGACGTCGGCGGCACTTCGGTTAAGGAAGGTCTGTTCGACGAAGACGGCAACCTGCTTGCCAAGGCCAGCGTGCCTACGCCTCCCATCGTTGACGCCGCGGGCTTTGCCGCGGTGACCGAGGCTATCGACCAGGTGGTCGCCAAGGCTCAGATTCCGCGTGCCTTTGTGGCGGGCATTGGCCTGGCCGTTCCGTGCCCCATTCCGGCGTCGGGCGATGCCAAGGTCAAGGCCAACATTGCCATTAACCTGCCCAAGCTGAGGATCGCCATTCAGGAGCACTGTCCCGACGCGGTCGTTAAGTACGAGAACGATGCCAACGCCGCTGCCATGGGCGAGGCCTGGCTCGGTTCTGCCAAGGGCGTGCAGAATGTGGTGATGGTCACCATCGGCACCGGCGTGGGCGGCGGCGTTATCGTCAACGGCGACGTGGTGTCGGGCGTTGTGGGTGCTGGCGGCGAGATTGGCCACATGTGCCTGAACCCGGCTGAGGAGCGCACCTGCGGCTGCGGCGGCCATGGCCACCTGGAGCAGTATTCCAGCGCCACCGGCGTGGTGAGCAACTACCTTGCCGAGTGCAAGAAAGCGGGCGTCGATCCCATCGAGCTCACCGGCCCCTCCGATTCCAAGGACGTGTTCCAAGCCTGCCGCGAGGGCGACAAGCTTGCGCTGGCCGCGGCCGATACCATGGCCGACTATCTCGGTCGTGCACTGGCGCTTATCGCCAACGTGGTCGATCCCGAGATGTTCCTCATCGGCGGCGGCGCCTCCGCCTCGGCCGATGTCTACCTCGACAAGGTTCGCGAGCACTTTAAGCAATACGCGCTCTCTGCCTCGCGCGAGACGCCCATTAAGGTCGCTTCGCTCGGAAACGACGCCGGCATCATCGGTGCCGCCTACGTAGCCCTGCGCGCCGCCGGCAAATAG
- a CDS encoding type I phosphomannose isomerase catalytic subunit: protein MSDLIKLTPIFHEKIWGGRQLETVFGYDIPKGPIGECWAISAHPNGDCQIAEGPYAGHTLSWLWAEHRELFGNCEGKEFPLLVKILDAKDDLSIQIHPNDEYAAEHENGSLGKTECWYVLDCEPGSTIIVGQRAHDRAEAAQMIEDGRWDDMLNVLPIHKGDFFQIDSGTVHAIKTGTLILETQQSSDVTYRLYDYDRPGTDGKLRPLHIEQSLDCIDFDAQAPTDGTVTAPEVDGVTELESNSCYTVDRVRVDGSKTLDQRWPFMCLSVIDGEGTVCGDPVHKGSHLLAPSTVDKIELEGNMELIVSHL, encoded by the coding sequence ATGTCCGATTTGATTAAACTGACGCCGATCTTTCACGAGAAGATCTGGGGCGGCCGCCAGCTCGAAACCGTATTTGGTTACGACATTCCCAAGGGTCCCATCGGTGAGTGCTGGGCCATCTCGGCCCACCCCAATGGCGACTGCCAGATTGCGGAGGGCCCGTATGCCGGTCACACGCTGTCGTGGCTGTGGGCCGAGCATCGCGAGCTCTTTGGCAACTGCGAGGGCAAGGAGTTCCCGCTACTCGTTAAGATTCTGGACGCCAAGGACGACCTTTCGATCCAGATTCACCCCAACGACGAGTACGCCGCCGAGCACGAGAACGGCAGCCTGGGCAAAACCGAGTGCTGGTATGTGCTGGACTGCGAGCCCGGCTCCACGATTATCGTCGGCCAGCGCGCGCATGACCGCGCCGAGGCCGCACAGATGATCGAGGACGGCCGCTGGGACGACATGCTCAACGTGCTGCCGATCCACAAGGGCGACTTTTTCCAGATTGATTCCGGCACTGTGCATGCCATCAAGACCGGCACGCTCATTTTGGAGACGCAGCAGTCGAGCGACGTGACGTATCGCCTGTATGACTACGACCGCCCTGGCACCGACGGCAAGCTGCGTCCCCTGCACATTGAGCAGAGCCTCGACTGCATCGACTTTGATGCTCAGGCTCCGACCGACGGCACGGTGACCGCGCCCGAGGTGGACGGCGTGACCGAGCTCGAGTCTAACTCCTGCTACACCGTCGATCGCGTGCGTGTCGACGGCAGCAAGACCCTCGACCAGCGCTGGCCCTTCATGTGCCTGTCGGTCATCGACGGCGAAGGCACCGTCTGCGGCGACCCCGTCCACAAGGGAAGCCACCTGCTAGCTCCGAGCACCGTGGACAAGATTGAGCTCGAGGGCAATATGGAACTGATTGTCAGCCACCTGTAG
- a CDS encoding GntR family transcriptional regulator, translated as MIPKYEAIAADIRRSIEDGALKPGDKLPTVVEFCELYSVSKITVKRAIEQITEEGLITSRRGSGTYIKDTAGLPGQAFFQGKNDRAQGFSYEHRGEKVTSVVYDFSIVNPPADIAAQLGIAEDDFAYHIVRVRQADEKPIVIEYTYMPLELIPGLKKKDLYGSVYHFIREQCGLKISSFHRTIRAVAATEEEAKRLDTKLGSPLLELTQIGFLDSGAAFEYSVSRNVGDRFELHNVTLA; from the coding sequence ATGATTCCCAAATACGAGGCGATAGCTGCAGATATTCGTCGAAGTATCGAGGATGGCGCTCTTAAACCGGGCGACAAGCTTCCCACCGTCGTTGAGTTCTGTGAGCTCTATAGCGTTTCCAAAATCACCGTCAAACGAGCTATCGAGCAAATCACCGAGGAAGGTCTTATTACCAGCCGTCGTGGATCGGGTACCTACATTAAGGACACGGCGGGACTTCCCGGCCAGGCGTTTTTCCAGGGCAAAAACGACCGTGCCCAGGGTTTTTCGTATGAGCACCGCGGGGAGAAGGTGACCTCGGTGGTCTACGATTTCTCGATTGTTAATCCACCAGCGGACATCGCAGCCCAGCTGGGAATTGCCGAGGATGACTTTGCCTATCACATCGTGCGCGTGCGTCAGGCCGATGAGAAGCCCATCGTTATCGAGTACACCTACATGCCCCTCGAGCTGATTCCAGGCCTTAAAAAGAAGGACCTGTACGGATCGGTCTACCACTTCATCCGCGAGCAATGTGGGCTGAAGATATCGAGCTTCCACCGTACCATTCGCGCCGTGGCAGCAACCGAGGAAGAAGCCAAGCGTCTGGACACCAAACTTGGCTCTCCCCTGCTCGAGCTCACCCAGATTGGCTTTTTGGACAGCGGCGCCGCCTTTGAGTATTCGGTCTCGCGCAACGTTGGCGACCGCTTTGAGTTGCACAACGTAACGTTGGCATAG
- a CDS encoding PTS sugar transporter subunit IIC: MASDNGKSFLDKFAEVSAKVGNQVHLRSLRDAFATITPLYILAGIAVLINNVVFPLFPLDAAGLANLQTWGSAITLGTLNVSAIILAGLIGYSLAKNKRFDNPLACVVVAISAFVIMMPQQITATLAATSPLLTDKITSAEVTGALSTTNTGTNGLFSAIIIALLSVSLFIKISGVEKLKVKLGEGVPPAVSNSFNVMIPMLLNLAIFALAAALLAVCAGTDLCTIISTCISNPLKNIMNAGPWAVILIYTLANLLFCVGIHQSTISGATVEPILTMLIVDNMATFAAGGTIQPDHYMNMQIVNSFALIGGSGCTLMLLLDTLLFSKNKASETVSKMAILPGLFNINEPVIYGYPIVYNLPLMIPFVLLPDLFIGITYGLTCAGIISPCIAQVPWTMPPVINALLATGFDWRAGVWQALEIVIGMAVYLPFMKISEKAIAKQEALAEQNA, translated from the coding sequence ATGGCCAGTGACAACGGAAAGAGCTTCCTCGACAAGTTTGCCGAGGTCTCTGCGAAGGTGGGAAACCAGGTTCACCTGCGTTCCCTGCGCGACGCCTTCGCGACCATCACGCCGCTCTATATCCTTGCGGGTATCGCGGTTCTTATTAACAACGTCGTGTTCCCTCTGTTCCCGCTCGATGCGGCGGGCCTTGCCAACCTTCAGACGTGGGGTTCGGCAATTACGCTGGGCACCCTCAACGTCTCTGCCATTATCTTGGCCGGATTGATTGGCTACAGCCTCGCTAAGAACAAGCGTTTCGATAACCCGCTCGCTTGCGTGGTCGTCGCTATCTCTGCCTTCGTCATCATGATGCCGCAGCAGATCACCGCCACGCTTGCCGCCACGAGCCCGCTGCTCACCGACAAGATCACCTCCGCCGAGGTCACGGGCGCCCTTTCGACTACCAACACCGGCACCAACGGTCTGTTCTCGGCTATTATCATCGCCCTGCTTTCCGTCTCGCTCTTCATCAAGATTTCTGGCGTCGAGAAGCTCAAGGTTAAGCTGGGCGAGGGCGTGCCTCCAGCGGTCTCCAACTCCTTCAACGTCATGATCCCGATGCTGCTCAACCTCGCGATCTTCGCTCTTGCCGCAGCCCTGCTCGCCGTGTGCGCCGGCACCGATCTGTGCACCATCATCTCAACGTGCATCTCCAACCCGCTCAAGAACATCATGAACGCCGGCCCGTGGGCTGTTATCCTCATCTACACCCTTGCCAACCTGCTGTTCTGCGTCGGTATTCACCAGTCCACCATCTCTGGCGCTACCGTCGAGCCGATCCTGACCATGCTCATCGTCGACAACATGGCTACCTTTGCCGCCGGTGGCACCATTCAGCCCGATCACTACATGAACATGCAGATCGTTAATAGCTTTGCCCTCATCGGCGGCTCGGGCTGCACCCTCATGCTTCTGCTCGACACGCTCCTGTTCTCCAAGAACAAGGCTTCCGAGACCGTTTCCAAGATGGCTATCCTGCCTGGTCTGTTCAACATCAACGAGCCGGTTATCTACGGTTACCCCATCGTGTACAACCTGCCGCTCATGATTCCGTTTGTCCTCCTTCCCGATCTGTTCATCGGCATCACCTATGGCCTTACCTGCGCAGGCATCATCAGCCCTTGCATCGCCCAGGTGCCCTGGACTATGCCTCCCGTCATCAATGCCCTGCTCGCTACGGGCTTTGACTGGCGCGCCGGCGTGTGGCAGGCTCTCGAGATTGTCATTGGCATGGCCGTCTACCTGCCCTTTATGAAGATTTCCGAGAAGGCAATCGCCAAGCAGGAGGCTCTCGCCGAGCAGAACGCCTAA
- the tnpA gene encoding IS200/IS605 family transposase, with translation MAQKAYSLSHTKWMCKYHVVFTPKYRRKVIYNQIRSDLGEIFRKLCQYKGIEIIEGHLMPDHVRMLLAIPPKYSVSSVMGCLKGKSSLMVFDKHANMKYKFGNGKFWAEGYYVSTVGLNEAAIAKYIREQEKADIAIDRLSVKEYEDPFDRGPGRK, from the coding sequence ATGGCCCAGAAGGCCTACAGCCTGTCGCACACGAAGTGGATGTGCAAGTACCACGTCGTGTTCACGCCGAAGTATAGGCGCAAAGTCATCTACAACCAAATAAGGTCCGACCTCGGGGAGATCTTCAGGAAGCTCTGCCAGTACAAGGGGATAGAGATCATCGAGGGGCACCTGATGCCCGACCACGTCCGCATGCTGCTGGCGATACCGCCGAAGTACAGCGTATCGAGCGTGATGGGCTGCCTGAAGGGGAAGAGCTCGCTGATGGTATTCGACAAGCACGCGAACATGAAGTACAAGTTCGGCAACGGGAAGTTCTGGGCCGAGGGCTACTACGTGTCCACCGTCGGCCTGAACGAGGCCGCCATTGCGAAGTACATCCGGGAGCAGGAGAAGGCCGACATCGCGATCGACCGGCTGAGCGTCAAGGAGTACGAGGACCCCTTCGATAGGGGGCCGGGGCGTAAATAG
- a CDS encoding ATP-dependent helicase, with translation MTQPLPWEKNVAVPVPPAPEPVPLDAYTAPAAPEPELVPLDIYDAPAPAPKPAKPLVDIDSLNPAQREAVLTTEGPLLVLAGAGSGKTRVLTFRIAHMLGDLGVKPWQILAITFTNKAAAEMRERLAALIPSGTRGMWVCTFHAMCVRMLREDADLLGYTGQFTIYDDDDSKRMVRDIMQALGIEQKQFPINMIRSKISSAKNAMIGPEDMLKSADSPNDKKAAQVYLELERRLRAANAMDFDDLLVRTLELLRTRPEVLDKYQERFRYISVDEYQDTNHVQYEIANLLAAKYQNLMVVGDDDQSIYSWRGADITNILDFEKDFKNCKTVKLEQNYRSTGHILSAANAVVRHNSQRKEKRLFTAEGDGEKIQAFQASDERDEGRWIAGEIEKLHSKGTSYDDIAVFYRTNAQSRILEDMFLRAGVPYKIVGGTRFFDRAEIRDVMAYLKMIVNPADEMSVKRVINTPRRGIGSTSIQKIEQLARDNRCSFFQACEIACAETGMFSAKVRNGLSSFVSLVREGRRMDGELKDVVEMIVDKTGLLQAFRAEGTMESESRAENIQEFLGVAAEFEETHEDIEGTLESLEELRAAGVADVPVSAEPEPVVVSAPAPEPGPSAPVSSFEALVGARDAAGSNPLDSLAAPALSPQDALAAAIAGNAYAVPTELPAGAVHADEIERTYGPLTCKALPALMEWLALRSDLDSLAGETHAITMMTIHSAKGLEFPAVFVAGMEEGIFPHVHDFGGGDDPGKLEEERRLAYVAITRARKRLFLTYAATRRTYGSTSANPRSRFLNEIPFEDIEFSGIGSAGFEGTGWEKRGDRHGTFGSGMGSDMYGGKVFGSHTRSTGGSGSRGGSSFDDFFGGSSYGTERHRGVSPDAGRVASTFGSGAPRAKKPSSKVSPTVERKVDRASASQDFAAGDTVSHKTFGTGTVISVAGDMIEVQFEKTGQTKKLMKGFAPIVKLS, from the coding sequence ATGACCCAGCCCCTGCCCTGGGAAAAGAATGTCGCGGTACCTGTGCCGCCCGCGCCGGAACCCGTGCCGCTCGATGCATACACCGCCCCTGCTGCGCCGGAGCCCGAGCTCGTTCCGCTCGACATCTACGACGCTCCCGCGCCGGCGCCCAAGCCCGCCAAGCCGCTCGTCGACATCGACAGCCTTAATCCCGCTCAGCGCGAGGCGGTCCTGACCACCGAGGGCCCGCTGCTGGTCCTTGCCGGCGCCGGCTCGGGCAAGACCCGCGTCTTGACCTTCCGTATCGCACATATGCTCGGCGACCTGGGCGTTAAGCCCTGGCAGATCCTTGCCATCACGTTTACCAACAAGGCCGCGGCCGAGATGCGTGAGCGTCTGGCGGCACTCATTCCCAGCGGCACCCGTGGCATGTGGGTATGCACCTTCCATGCCATGTGCGTGCGTATGCTGCGCGAGGACGCCGACCTGCTGGGATACACCGGTCAGTTCACCATCTACGATGACGATGACTCAAAGCGCATGGTGCGCGACATTATGCAGGCGCTCGGTATCGAGCAAAAGCAGTTCCCCATCAACATGATCCGCAGCAAGATCAGCTCGGCCAAAAACGCCATGATCGGCCCCGAGGACATGCTCAAATCCGCCGACAGCCCCAATGACAAAAAGGCCGCGCAGGTCTACCTGGAGCTGGAACGCCGCCTGCGCGCCGCCAACGCGATGGACTTCGACGACCTGCTCGTGCGCACGCTCGAGCTGCTGCGCACCCGCCCCGAGGTGCTCGACAAGTACCAGGAGCGCTTCCGCTACATTAGCGTCGACGAGTATCAGGACACCAACCACGTCCAGTACGAGATCGCCAACCTGCTGGCCGCCAAGTACCAAAACCTCATGGTCGTGGGCGACGACGACCAGTCCATTTATAGCTGGCGTGGCGCCGACATCACCAATATCCTGGACTTTGAGAAGGACTTTAAAAACTGCAAGACCGTCAAGCTAGAGCAGAACTACCGCTCCACGGGTCATATCCTGAGCGCCGCCAACGCCGTGGTGCGTCACAACTCGCAGCGCAAGGAGAAGCGCCTGTTTACGGCCGAGGGCGACGGCGAGAAGATCCAGGCCTTCCAGGCAAGCGATGAGCGCGACGAGGGCCGCTGGATTGCCGGCGAGATCGAAAAGCTGCACTCCAAGGGCACGAGCTACGACGATATTGCTGTGTTCTACCGCACCAACGCCCAGTCGCGTATCCTCGAAGATATGTTCCTGCGCGCAGGCGTGCCCTACAAGATTGTGGGCGGCACGCGATTCTTCGATCGTGCCGAGATCCGCGACGTCATGGCCTACCTCAAGATGATCGTGAACCCGGCAGACGAGATGAGCGTCAAGCGCGTCATCAACACGCCGCGCCGCGGCATCGGCTCCACCTCGATCCAAAAGATTGAGCAGCTGGCGCGCGACAACCGTTGCTCGTTCTTCCAGGCTTGCGAGATCGCGTGCGCCGAAACCGGCATGTTTAGCGCCAAGGTGCGCAATGGCCTGTCGAGCTTTGTGTCGCTGGTGCGCGAGGGTCGCCGCATGGACGGCGAGCTCAAGGACGTTGTCGAGATGATCGTCGATAAGACGGGCCTGCTGCAGGCTTTCCGCGCCGAGGGCACCATGGAGTCCGAGAGCCGCGCCGAGAACATCCAGGAATTCCTGGGTGTCGCTGCCGAATTTGAGGAGACGCATGAGGATATCGAAGGTACGCTCGAGAGCTTGGAAGAGCTGCGCGCTGCCGGTGTTGCCGATGTGCCTGTCAGCGCCGAGCCCGAGCCCGTCGTGGTGAGCGCGCCTGCGCCCGAACCGGGGCCGTCTGCCCCGGTATCCTCGTTTGAGGCGCTCGTTGGTGCGCGTGACGCCGCGGGCTCCAATCCGCTCGATAGCTTGGCCGCTCCGGCGCTGTCTCCGCAGGATGCCCTGGCCGCCGCCATCGCGGGCAACGCGTATGCCGTGCCAACAGAGTTGCCGGCGGGTGCCGTGCATGCCGACGAGATCGAGCGCACCTACGGTCCGCTCACCTGTAAGGCGCTGCCGGCGCTCATGGAGTGGCTGGCCTTGCGCTCCGACTTGGATTCCCTGGCCGGCGAGACGCATGCCATCACCATGATGACCATCCACTCCGCCAAGGGCCTGGAGTTCCCGGCGGTGTTCGTGGCCGGCATGGAGGAGGGTATCTTCCCGCACGTGCACGACTTTGGCGGCGGCGATGACCCGGGCAAGCTCGAGGAGGAGCGTCGCCTGGCCTACGTCGCCATCACGCGCGCCCGTAAGCGCCTGTTCTTGACCTATGCGGCCACGCGTCGCACCTACGGCTCGACCTCTGCCAACCCGCGCTCGCGCTTCCTCAACGAGATTCCGTTTGAGGATATCGAGTTTAGCGGTATCGGTTCTGCCGGTTTTGAGGGCACGGGCTGGGAGAAGCGCGGCGACCGTCACGGCACCTTTGGCTCGGGCATGGGCTCGGATATGTATGGCGGCAAGGTGTTCGGCTCGCATACGCGCTCGACCGGCGGTTCCGGTTCGCGCGGCGGATCGAGCTTTGACGATTTCTTTGGCGGTAGCAGCTACGGGACCGAACGCCATCGTGGGGTCTCGCCCGATGCCGGCCGTGTTGCCTCGACCTTTGGCTCGGGCGCGCCGCGAGCCAAAAAGCCGTCGTCCAAGGTGTCCCCGACGGTGGAGCGCAAGGTCGATCGCGCCAGCGCATCGCAGGACTTTGCCGCGGGCGATACCGTGAGCCACAAGACCTTTGGCACGGGTACCGTGATCTCGGTCGCCGGAGACATGATCGAGGTTCAATTCGAAAAGACCGGCCAGACCAAAAAGCTTATGAAAGGTTTTGCACCGATCGTCAAGCTGTCGTAA
- a CDS encoding glycoside hydrolase family 1 protein, translating into MAQYQLPNDFFFGAAMSGPQTEGQWNQGGKLENLWDTWSIQDLGSFYNCVGSYAGNDFMAKYQEDFRILKDLGLDTYRTSIQWSRLLDADGNLNEEGAAWYHELFCASREAGLEPFVNLYHFDMPTYLFNRGGWESREVVEAYAHYADVAFHEFGQEIKYWFTFNEPIVEPEQRYQEGVWFPQLHDYGRARTVQYHISLAHALAVANYRRAYDEGAVRADAKIGMINCFTPVYTKENPSEADLEAVRMTSGINNRWWLDLITKGELPADVLDSLAEGGVKLPFRAGDQEILKQGVVDWLGCNYYHPTRVQAPASKIDQYGLPHFADEYVWPDAVMNESRGWEIYPQGLYDFGMNCAKNYPDLEWFVSENGIGIMDEYKNRDAEGTIQDDYRVDFVRQHLEWVAKAIAEGAKCRGYHYWAVIDNWSWANAFKNRYGFVEVDLMDGYKRRLKKSAAWLKQVATTHVVD; encoded by the coding sequence ATGGCACAGTATCAGCTGCCTAACGACTTCTTCTTTGGCGCTGCTATGTCCGGCCCGCAGACTGAGGGTCAGTGGAACCAGGGCGGCAAGCTCGAGAACCTGTGGGACACCTGGTCCATCCAGGATCTGGGTTCGTTCTACAACTGCGTTGGCTCTTATGCCGGCAACGACTTTATGGCCAAGTACCAGGAAGACTTTCGCATTTTGAAGGACTTGGGCCTGGATACCTATCGCACTTCCATCCAGTGGAGCCGTCTGCTCGATGCCGACGGCAACCTCAACGAGGAGGGCGCTGCGTGGTATCACGAGCTGTTCTGCGCCTCTCGCGAGGCCGGCCTGGAGCCGTTTGTCAACTTGTACCACTTTGACATGCCCACCTACCTCTTTAACCGTGGCGGCTGGGAGAGCCGTGAGGTCGTCGAGGCTTACGCGCATTACGCCGACGTCGCCTTCCACGAGTTTGGCCAGGAGATTAAGTACTGGTTCACCTTTAACGAGCCCATCGTCGAGCCCGAACAGCGCTATCAGGAGGGTGTGTGGTTCCCGCAGCTCCACGACTATGGTCGCGCCCGCACCGTGCAGTATCACATCTCGCTGGCGCACGCGCTGGCCGTGGCCAACTACCGTCGCGCCTATGACGAGGGCGCCGTTCGCGCCGATGCCAAAATCGGCATGATCAACTGCTTTACCCCGGTCTACACCAAGGAGAACCCCAGCGAGGCGGACCTTGAGGCCGTGCGTATGACCAGCGGCATCAACAATCGCTGGTGGCTCGACCTTATTACCAAGGGCGAGCTTCCTGCCGACGTGCTCGACAGCCTGGCCGAGGGCGGCGTTAAGCTCCCGTTCCGTGCCGGCGACCAAGAGATTCTCAAGCAGGGTGTTGTCGACTGGCTCGGCTGCAACTACTACCACCCCACGCGCGTTCAGGCGCCGGCGAGCAAGATTGACCAGTACGGCCTGCCGCACTTTGCCGACGAGTACGTGTGGCCCGACGCCGTTATGAACGAGAGCCGCGGCTGGGAAATCTACCCGCAGGGCCTCTACGACTTTGGCATGAACTGCGCCAAGAACTACCCCGATCTTGAGTGGTTCGTTTCCGAGAACGGCATCGGCATCATGGACGAATACAAGAACCGTGACGCCGAAGGAACCATCCAGGATGACTACCGTGTCGACTTTGTACGCCAGCACCTGGAGTGGGTTGCCAAGGCAATTGCCGAGGGCGCCAAGTGCCGCGGATACCATTATTGGGCCGTCATCGATAACTGGTCTTGGGCCAATGCCTTTAAGAATCGTTACGGCTTTGTCGAGGTCGACCTTATGGACGGCTATAAGCGCCGCCTTAAGAAGTCGGCGGCTTGGCTCAAACAGGTCGCCACGACCCACGTGGTTGATTAG